In Trichomycterus rosablanca isolate fTriRos1 chromosome 5, fTriRos1.hap1, whole genome shotgun sequence, the sequence CTTCCAAAGCACGACTTGTCTGCCTTATGAAATGCTTTGACTTACGGTGAAGGCTTGCCAGTTGTGCTTCAATAGAGGCTTTTTTTGCAAACTTAAAGGACCAAGACAAGCTTTAAAATGCTCTAATTAAGCGTGACACAATAGTCATTCGTTCATTCCCATCGTTTATCAATTGTCCCTGAATGTTATTAAGCTAAACATGGTCTACTTGGGACAGTTTAGCAACTTTACTATAAAATTTGAACGTGCAATTCTTTATTTTATGCACGGAACTGGTTAAAGCGAACATACTTTACTAAGGGtcgagtatttttttttttataaatatgtcTTTCACTTTACTGAAAGGGATTTTCACAATGGGTAAACGTAATTTGTTTACAAGTGTGGGAGCATCGTGTACCACACTAAAAATACTAATACCTTGATCGTCTATGAAAATCAGTTTTATCCCCAGTTTTTTTGGTACACTTGTAATAATGAAATGCATTTAATTCATGTAAATATTAAGTTATTGTAGGTCTATCTGTTTTACCAGTATGTTTCTGATCCCtggttctttatgttgtttatttaaatagaattaaattaTCAAATAGAACTTCGAACAACTACCTACACTTTTAAAACTAAATCCTAAGCATGATTTACACAATAAACTAATATATCATATAACGTAATTTGTTCCTATATAACGGATGTCCAAAACTGAACGTTATAAACTTTTATTCAGTGTAAAGTCTATGTTGTGTGGTGACCTATGCAGGTAATAAGTtgtgtgtttaaaaatgttcttaTATAAAGCACAATTTCCaacaaactgaaagaaaaaCTTATGGCAATAGCTGGCTGTCTTGTTGTATGGTTTCAATAAGGCTTAAGCTAATGAGTTGTGGAGGCTCTCTGTACAGACGGCCCCTCCGGTTAATTGCAACAAAAGTTCTCAAATAGCTCAAACACTGGAGCCCCGGAGCCATCAATAAAGCAGCGCGCCAAGACATCCATGATTGACCACGCACATTTCTTTCAAAATCACTTTGACGTCCGTCCTTAAGAACTCTTTCTGGCCAATCAGACCTCGCACAACAAAAGTCATGTGGACAAAGCGAAGCGCTGATTGGAGGGCGGTGAGGATGAAAGTGAACTTTGGGGAGTTTTATAGCTGAGAGAGCTTTGGGCAATACAAGAAAGAAGTGAGCGTCTCAGAGACGCGGGGACTGACCGGGTGACTGACAACAAAGCGAGGATAAGTGAAACTAAGTGGGTCTGACATTTAGAAGTTGTATGGCCCCTTTACCCTCCAACATGAGCTCTGTTCAAGGACCGCTTTCCCAAGAAGGAGAGGGACAGAACCGCCAAAAATCGGACACAGAGGAGCCGGAGAGCACCGACAGAGAAAGGAAAGGATGTAAAAGCAAAGCGTTCAGTCTTCCGTTCAGCGTGGAGTCTCTAATATCGGACAGAGTGACTTCCAGGACGGCTTATTCTGCATCCATATCTCCTTCAGACGAGCGCTCTCAGCTCTCACCAGTGTCTCTCTATACAGACAAAAAACTGCCACTGGAAAACTTAAAAAGAGATGCAGAGGAACACAGTGAGAAAGGACAGACTGGATGGTTTCAGACACCAACCTACACCTCTCCACCAAGTAAGTTACACATTTCAAAAATAGACTCCACAAAATTCTTTTAGTTTTTGCGTTTAGGAACAGATAAAccatataaatgcatgtgtgacTTTTCCCCTTCAAGAAATGTTTGGCCTAACTCAGCCTTGTCCATGTACGGAACTTTCAGTAGACCTATATAACAGCAACTTAAATTTAACAGCAATAGCAAATATGTCGATCATGATATCAAGGCTGTAATTTTCCACCTCTGACCTTTATTATCgagttttatataatttaaaaatatatatttcatgtaaataaaaacgtcTCTCCAAACCTTGTACTTCTCTGGCTATGTTTCTCCACTAAGTTAACTGGACAGTGCATAAAAACATTCAGTAAAAACTGGATGTCTTTATTGTTTGACACACAGCATATTTCATTTATGGCAAATGGGACAGCCGTTGTGTTGTTGTGAAATTACTTTTCAACTATGGCAAATCGTTGACCCAAAACAGCCTGTTGTATGTGAAGACGAAAACTAAACAATAACACTAGTTCCACATCTAGTACATACTCCCTGAAACCAAAATACTATGATTTATTACTATTTGCCATGATGTGGTTTATTAGGCCATGTATTTGACGGCCATTTATTTGAACTAATACGTGCTCAATTTTATAGTTTAATTAGGGGAAATGCGGGTTGTCTGTAAcccaaagaaaaaaatatgcTTCATTCTTCCAATGCGTTATTTGTGAAGTTATAGTACCGACTagaattgttttaaaatttgtattgtatcatcgtttcatattaattaataaaacgtCAACAAAAACACCACCACAGAATTTCtccttatttgtttttttgaagtaaaatgtttaCTCACTATAATTagccaatataaaactaaattataAACTTCATATATGTAAGACCATAACAATTACATTACCTTGTGTCTCTCTGCCCTAAGTCTCATCTCAAAGCTCAATTCCTTTGTATTACTACAAACTTTCTCCTACTTTTTTctcaaaaagaaggaaatttttttaataagaaataaaatgtaatcacTAATGAAATCTGTAAAAACCTCGAGATTAAACATTTGTTTCAACATCCACATTTACATAGATTAATTTGATTTTGTGTTTACAGGACACTCAAGTCCGTCTACGTGTGCCCTTCGCAAACACAAGAACAACCGCAAACCGAGGACCCCGTTCACCACATCTCAGCTGCTGGCGCTGGAGAGAAAGTTCCGGCAGAAGCAGTACCTCTCCATCGCAGAGAGAGCCGAGTTCTCCAATTCACTCAATCTGACAGAGACTCAGGTGAAGATATGGTTCCAAAACAGAAGAGCAAAAGCAAAGAGACTGCAAGAAGCGGAGTTAGAGAAACTGAAACTGGCCTCAAAGCCTCTGTTACCAACCTTCGCTTTTCCTTTTCCGCTTGGAGCGCACATAGGTTCGGCTGGTCTGTACGGGGCCTCTGGTTCCTTCCCGCGGCCCTCACTGCCCGTGCCTGGACTGTTCGGTGGACCTGTCACCTACGGGATGTACTATCTCTCTTAAACCGGTTGTGTTCATTGTATTTAAACACATAAAGACTTTTGGTTTTTGCCAAGACAAGTAGGACTAATTACCCGACTTACTctctttta encodes:
- the msx3 gene encoding homeobox protein MSH-C; the encoded protein is MAPLPSNMSSVQGPLSQEGEGQNRQKSDTEEPESTDRERKGCKSKAFSLPFSVESLISDRVTSRTAYSASISPSDERSQLSPVSLYTDKKLPLENLKRDAEEHSEKGQTGWFQTPTYTSPPRHSSPSTCALRKHKNNRKPRTPFTTSQLLALERKFRQKQYLSIAERAEFSNSLNLTETQVKIWFQNRRAKAKRLQEAELEKLKLASKPLLPTFAFPFPLGAHIGSAGLYGASGSFPRPSLPVPGLFGGPVTYGMYYLS